AAGGagttagaatcagtaagctagagatgaacaGAATATAGAGAAGAGTTTAAACTGATTTTAGAAGTGAATGGGTAAGCAATGATCTGCCCTTAGGCAGACCCAAAATCGTGTAACTCTATCTCTCTACATtgtgatagttttttttttttttttttttgaatgaatgttaaattttattcatcaaaaaagccTTTGTACAATCTAGAGCATACTGATTACTTGTGCAACAAGCGAAAAAACAACAAACTCAGAAAAGAAATAAACCTATTTTCTTACTCTTCTCAAAATTCCAAAGCCCCTCAAatttgaccatgtgaaacaagtcgaAATTTGGAAATGCAAATAGactctcctcattaaaacccacattagagaaaacccaattgggacaaaactctagtggggaaaaagagtaagaatCCCTTAGCTAGGGTATAATAAACTCCACATCCTACTGCAAACAAACCGAAAGAAAGCCTCTCAAACCCTTGTGCTAAACCAGTATTGAAGAGCAAGCTCCATACCCTTGCACCCCTTAGATTTCATAAGACTTAGTTTATTTCTGACCTCCTTATCAACTAGCTTCTTCACTACAATCACAGGAAGAGGCTTTTCACCATGCTTGATCTTGTTCCTCTCACGCCAAATCACATAGATAGCAACCTGAAATGCATATCTCAAACAGAATAActttctcttatctctctcAGGCCTCTTGAGCAAGTCCAAAATAGAAGTCCAGACTGTCGTATACAAGTTCCCCACAACACCAAGAACAAGGTGCTCCCATAGCTGAGATGAGTAAGAACATTCAAAGAAGAGATGACTTCTGGATTCTAATGCACTTTTACACAACACGCAAGTATCGTCGACACCACTACTCCAACGCACAATCCTATCCATAGTAGCTAGCCTATCCAGCATAGCCAACCACGAAATGAAAGCATACTTAGGAGTAGCTTGAGAGAACCAAACAGATTTTGCCCAATCAGTTTGTGCATAGGTAGACCGAGTTAAGAGCCAGGTCTCTTGAGAAGAGAATTCACTTTTAAAACCTGCATTACATATGCAAAGACTGAGATCTTCCACGGCACCACTCACCCTTTCTTTAACAGGTTCCAACTCCATTGCTATAGCATTAAACAACTCATTATGATGCCTTCTTCTTCTACGCACACCAATCGCAGCTTCTGCCACAGTATCTTCATTCTTATCCCCAACACAATAGGTCCTCTAGTACCTAAAGTATCGACCAAAACACCTTCAGAAGACCAATTATCATACCAGAAAGAAGTATTACACCCATTCCCCACTTCCTTCTTGTAGAAAATTTTGGCAATATCTctgatttttataatttttctccACATCCAAGAGCCAGCCTGAGTATCATCCTTCACTTCCCAAAAGCATTTCTTCTTTAGAAAATTACT
This genomic window from Raphanus sativus cultivar WK10039 unplaced genomic scaffold, ASM80110v3 Scaffold5891, whole genome shotgun sequence contains:
- the LOC108838251 gene encoding uncharacterized protein LOC108838251 — its product is MELEPVKERVSGAVEDLSLCICNAGFKSEFSSQETWLLTRSTYAQTDWAKSVWFSQATPKYAFISWLAMLDRLATMDRIVRWSSGVDDTCVLCKSALESRSHLFFECSYSSQLWEHLVLGVVGNLYTTVWTSILDLLKRPERDKRKLFCLRYAFQVAIYVIWRERNKIKHGEKPLPVIVVKKLVDKEVRNKLSLMKSKGCKGMELALQYWFSTRV